One Alnus glutinosa chromosome 3, dhAlnGlut1.1, whole genome shotgun sequence genomic region harbors:
- the LOC133863706 gene encoding putative glucose-6-phosphate 1-epimerase, producing MGQHSAAVWDYRAATEITKDWNGIDQVVLRNPQGALARVSLHGGQVTSWRNEHGEELLFTSSKAIFKPPKAMRGGIPICFPQFGNCGSLEQHGFARNKIWAIDDNPQPLLPNDSNVKSFIDLLLKPSEEDLKCWPNSFELRLRVSLATDGDLTLTSRVRNVNGKPFSFSFAYHTYLSVSDISEVRIEGLETLDYLDNLCRRERFTEQGDAITFESELDRVYLSSPNVIAVLDHEKKRTYVIRKDGLPDAVVWNPWEKKSKSMADIGDEEYKQMVCVDGAAIEKPVTLKPGEEWTGRLQLSVVPSSFCSEHLNL from the exons ATGGGGCAGCATTCTGCAGCGGTATGGGATTATAGGGCAGCAACTGAAATAACAAAGGACTGGAATGGGATCGATCAGGTTGTTCTTCGGAACCCACAAGGGGCTTTGGCACGG GTTAGCTTGCATGGAGGACAGGTAACTTCTTGGAGAAATGAGCATGGGGAAGAACTCCTATTCACTAGTAGTAAG GCCATTTTCAAGCCTCCAAAAGCAATGCGTGGAGGAATACCCATTTGTTTCCCTCAG TTTGGAAACTGTGGGTCACTAGAACAACATGGATTTGCAAGGAACAAGATTTGGGCAATTGATGATAATCCTCAACCTCTCCTCCCAAATGATTCCAATGTGAAATCCTTCATTGACCTACTACTTAAACCATCGGAAGAAGACCTAAAGTGCTGGCCCAATAG CTTTGAGTTACGTCTTAGGGTGTCTCTTGCAACAGACGGAGATCTGACACTGACATCACGAGTTAGGAACGTCAATGGCAAGCCGTTTAGTTTCTCATTTGCCTATCACACATACTTGTCGGTTTCTGACATAAG TGAAGTAAGAATAGAAGGGCTGGAGACACTTGACTACCTAGACAATCTTTGCCGAAGAGAACGTTTTACAGAACAAGGAGATGCTATAACTTTTGAATCCGAG CTGGATCGAGTTTATCTTAGTTCTCCTAATGTAATCGCAGTCCTTGACCATGAAAAAAAGCGGACGTACGTAATAAGAAAGGACGGACTTCCGGATGCCG TGGTTTGGAATCCTTGGGagaagaaatcaaaatcaatgGCAGACATTGGTGATGAGGAATACAAACAGATGGTTTGTGTTGATGGGGCAGCAATCGAGAAACCCGTCACTTTGAAGCCAGGCGAGGAGTGGACAGGGCGGTTGCAACTCTCGGTTGTGCCTTCCAGTTTCTGCAGTGAGCACCTCAATCTTTAG
- the LOC133864787 gene encoding exosome complex component RRP41 homolog yields the protein MEYVSPEGLRLDGRRPMEMRQIRAEIGAVAKADGSAVFEMGNTKVIAAVYGPREVQNRSQQMSDKALVRCEYSMANFSTGDRMRKPKGDRRSTEISLVIRQTMEACILTHLMPRSQIDIFVQVLQADGGTRSACINAATLALADAGIPLRDLVTSCSSGYLNTTPLLDLNYVEDSAGGPDVTVGFLPKLDKVTLLQMDSKLPIDIFENVMQLAIEGCKAVANYIREILLENTKQLEYRRGL from the exons ATGGAGTACGTGAGCCCTGAAGGCCTTCGCTTAGATGGTCGCCGTCCCATGGAA atgaggCAAATTCGAGCAGAGATTGGTGCCGTGGCCAAAGCTGACGG TTCTGCTGTGTTTGAGATGGGTAACACTAAAGTCATCGCTGCAGTATATGGCCCTAGAGAG GTCCAAAATAGGAGTCAACAAATGAGTGACAAGGCCCTG GTGCGATGCGAGTATAGCATGGCTAATTTTAGTACTGGGGATCGCATGAGAAAACCAAAGGGTGACAG GCGATCTACAGAGATATCTCTAGTTATTCGCCAGACCATGGAAGCTTGCATATTGACACATTTGATGCCTCGGTCTCAG ATAGATATTTTTGTCCAAGTACTCCAAGCGGATGGAG gaaCTAGATCTGCATGTATCAATGCTGCAACTTTAGCCCTTGCAGATGCTGGGATCCCATTGCGTGATCTTGTTACTTCATGTAGTTCTGGGTACCTTAATACCACTCCTCTGCTTG ATTTGAACTATGTAGAAGATAGTGCTGGAGGTCCTGATGTCACTGTTGGGTTTCTCCCTAAGTTGGACAAAGTGACCCTTCTTCAG ATGGATTCTAAGTTACCAATAGACATTTTTGAAAACGTCATGCAACTTGCAATTGAAGGCTGCAAAGCAGTGGCAAATTACATTCGAGAA ATATTGCTAGAGAATACCAAGCAACTAGAGTATCGTCGGGGCCTATAG